Proteins found in one Primulina eburnea isolate SZY01 chromosome 16, ASM2296580v1, whole genome shotgun sequence genomic segment:
- the LOC140816642 gene encoding probable 6-phosphogluconolactonase 4, chloroplastic → MASSLQSFYAITCNLPHSSSPRSSPCIPLTSPFLASKPQFRPIRIKSADLSYRTKASMADIVTPKSRGKVQVFESEEELAVSLAKHTADLCSAISKERDSFTVVLSGGSLVKSLRKLLEPPYIDSVDWSTWHVFWVDERVVPKDHPDSNYLLAYNEFLSKIPIPVGNVYAINDALSAEGAADDYETCLRHLVKSKIIDNSEGTMFPKFDLMLLGMGPDGHIASLFPGHPLVQEKEKWVSFIKDSPKPPPERISFTLPVLNSSAHVALVVAGVGKASAVYSALGDVSNSEVLPVQLVAPQGELTWFLDKGAASKI, encoded by the exons ATGGCTTCCTCCTTACAATCTTTCTACGCTATAACCTGCAACCTACCGCACTCTTCCTCTCCCCGATCGTCGCCCTGCATCCCGTTGACTTCACCATTTCTGGCCTCGAAGCCCCAATTCAGACCGATCCGAATAAAGTCTGCTGATTTGAGTTACAGAACGAAGGCATCGATGGCGGATATCGTGACCCCGAAGAGCAGAGGAAAAGTCCAAGTGTTTGAGTCGGAGGAGGAGCTGGCAGTGTCGCTTGCGAAGCACACTGCCGATCTATGTAGTGCAATTTCCAAAGAGAGAGACTCTTTCACCGTTGTTCTGTCCGGCGGTTCTCTTGTTAAGTCTCTCAG GAAATTGCTGGAACCTCCTTACATTGATTCGGTGGATTGGTCGACATGGCATGTGTTTTGGGTGGATGAGAGAGTGGTGCCCAAGGATCATCCTGATAGCAATTACCTCCTCGCGTACAATGAGTTTCTGTCCAAG ATTCCAATTCCTGTCGGTAACGTGTATGCCATAAACGACGCCTTGTCAGCCGAGGGTGCAGCAGATGACTACGAGACCTGCCTCAGGCACTTGGTGAAATCCAAAATAATCGATAACTCAGAGGGTACTATGTTCCCCAAATTCGACCTTATGCTTCTTGGTATGGGCCCTGATGGGCACATTGCTTCTTTGTTTCCGGGGCATCCTCTTGttcaagaaaaagaaaagtGGGTTTCATTCATCAAGGATTCCCCTAAACCTCCTCCTGAACGGATTTCCTTCACTCTCCCGGTCCTTAATTCTTCGGCACACGTTGCACTGGTCGTGGCAGGTGTGGGCAAGGCTTCAGCCGTGTATTCAGCACTTGGGGATGTTTCGAATTCTGAGGTGCTGCCCGTGCAGCTGGTCGCACCCCAAGGGGAGTTGACCTGGTTTTTAGACAAGGGTGCAGCTTCAAAGATATAG